AACTAAGTATTAGAGACTCGTATTTGGCAGCTTTTCAAATATTAGTAGGCTCTGTGATTGGTGGAATTACGGCGTTTATTTTTACATCTATTTTAGGTTATCACTATTATGTTATGATTTTAGCCGTAGCTATTAGTGTTTTGCTCACTGCTAGTCTGCACCTGGAGAATGCTATCAAAATGAGTAGTGCTAATGCTGGGGTGATTGTCGCACTAGGGTTATATCAACCTAGTTATTCACCATTTTTAAATACTGGTTTGCGTTTGATAGAAACTTTTAGTGGTACAGCAATAGCATTATTTTTTATATTTATTAGTAGGATTTTTAGGATAAGAACAGATGACTAATATACAGGCTTAACTATTTAATAGGATTAAAAAATAATAATGAAAAACCTAGATGCAAAAACAATACCTTTACAAGGTCGCCATATCATTGAGGCAAGTGCTGGTACGGGTAAGACTTATAATATCACCGAGCTATATATCCGATTGTTGCTAGAGAAGAAATTATTACCTAGCCAAATTCTTGTGATGACATTTACTAAGGATGCTACACAAGAGATTATCGGTAGAGTTGAAGCTAAGATTAGAGCAGTTATTGATGATGTAGCTAAAGCAAAAGAGGTCAAAGTTTGGATAAATAAACAAGAAACTTTAATTAAAAAAGGCGATGACAACTACAAGCATCTAAAAAGAGCATTACTTGAGATAGATGAGGCAGCTATTTTCACAATTCATGGTTTTTGTAAAAAGGTTTTAAGTGAGCAGGCTTTTGCTAGTGGTATCGAGATGGATGTCACTATGGAGGTTGATACTTCTGATATTTTGCACAAGGTTGTCGAAGATTTCTTTAGAAAAAACATTAATAAAAACCAGACTAAATTTGAGTATCTAAAAGCCTATAATTTACATACACCAGGCAAATTTTTAGATAGAGATGGTTTGCTTAATGTTATTAGATCTAATTGTGAGATTTTAGCAGATAGCTTTGAGCAGGAAGTTAACAAATTAATAAAAGAGAAAAAACAAGTTTTTGGTAATTTGGTAAAAAACAAAGCTTTTATATTTGATGCTTTAGTAACAGCAAAAGATAAAAAGCAACCATCTATTAAAAAAGAGCAAGTTAGAACTCAAGAGTGGGAATTTATTGAAAGTTGGGCTAATGATAATAAATTTAGTTTGATGCCTAAAGAGATTTCTGCATTTATACATGGTAATCGTTATCGTGGAAGAAGTGATATTGCCGAAATCTTTGAGGAAATTAAAGCTTTAAAAGATAAATATTCAGATATAAAAAATTTAGAAGAATATAAAAAACAGTTTGAAGCAGCACAATTTATCCAACAAGCCTGCTTACAAATCCGTCAAGAATTTGCTAAAGCCAAAGAGCAAAAGAGTATTTTAGATTTTAATGACTTAATTACTAAACTTTGTCAAAGTGTTAAAAATTCGTCTGATTTAGTCAAAACTCTACAAGCACAATATCCAGTTGCTCTTATAGATGAGTTTCAAGATACTGATGCTGAACAATATCAAATATTAGATACTATCTATCCCAAAGATAAAAATGATTTATTATTTCTTATGATAGGTGATCCAAAGCAGGCAATTTATGGATTTAGAGGTGGCGATATTTTCACATATTTAAAAGCTAAAGATAGTTGCCCAGTAGTTAACCAATGGAGTATGGATACTAATTGGCGCTCTACCAACGAAATGATAAAGGCTTATAATCGCCTTTTCTATACTCAAGATTACCAAGAAGACGGAGTTATCGGTAAAGATATTTTTATTGCAGGTATTGACTATCAAACTGTCAAAGCATCTCCAAATACTAATAGTAAAAATAAAGATTTTGATGATAATCTTAAGCCTATTAACTACTTTTATTATCAAGTAGCAGTTGATGATAATAAAAGTGATATTGATAAAAAATTATCAGTATGGACAACAAATGAAATTGATAGGTTACTAAACTCTAAAAAAGTAGCTGAAAATGATATTGCAATACTTGTAGAGAATAGTACCCAAGCAAAAATTATTCAACAAGCTTTACGCCAGAAAAATCTTAGTTCAGTCTATCTAAGCCAAAGAGATAATGTCTACCATAGTCAAGAGGCACAAGAGATATTAGCTGTAATGGAGGGTATCAATGATCTTGAAAATAAATATTTACTCAAAAGAGCATTATCTACTAGTCTGCTAGGCGGTACTGCTGACAAAATGCTTAAATATCACGCCGAAGATGATCTATCAGTATGGGATGAGGAGATAGAGAAGGCTAAAAAATTACGCAGCAAATGGCATAAGTATGGTTTTATGGCGTTTATAATGCAAATAGTTCATGAGAGTTTTAGCCAAAGAAATGAAAGCAAAGAAAGAACTATAACTAATATCCTGCATCTTGCTGTGCTTATAAAAGTTGCTGAAAATAAATATAAACATTCAAATCAGCTAATTAAATGGTATCGTCAACAACTCAAAAATACTGCTAGTAGTGAAGCTGAATTAAGATTAGAAAGTGATGATAATTTGATAAAAATAATCACAATTCACGGCTCGAAAGGTCTTGAATATTCTGTTGTATTTATACCGTTTGCAAGTTATGTAAGTTCTTCAAAGCTTAAATTATATAAAATTAATAAATATTATAATAATCAACTAAAACAAACTGTTTACAAAATTGGCGGTAATGATGGTGAGTTAAAAAAAACAGTTGAAAAAGAAACTATTGAAGAGCTAATGAGATTATTTTATGTCGCAGTTACGCGCGCAGAACATCGCTGCTATATTGGAGTAGCAAAATATAATAATGGTGAAAAGTCACCATTAGCACAATTTTTAGGTTATCAAGAGGGTGAAGACTGGCTAGAAAGAATTCAAAAAATCACAGATAATATAGATAATCAAAGTTTGCTTATAAATGTTGAAGATAATCAAAATATTAATTTTAAAAGGACGCCGAGTACTTCGACTTCATTCAGCAACCACGGAGTCGAAGTGTCAAATAATGAAGCTTTAAAACCAAATCATATAGGTAACTTAAAAAATGATAACTGGGAAATGTTATCTTTCTCTAAAATATCGCAAGCAAAAGCTCAAAACCCAGCTTTAGAGAAAGAAAATGATGAGTCAGAGGATGATAAAAATCAAGATCTAGACAAAAAATTAGAATTTAGATTTACAGCTTCTAAAGGAGCTGACATTGGTAATATTCTCCATAATGTTTTAGAGCATACGGATTTTAGTAATGGCCAAATTGATGATACTCTTTTACAAGAGCAAATCGCTAGATATAAGGTTGTTGCTGCAGAAGATTTTAGTAATTTAAAAGTATGGTTAGAAGAATGTTTAGTAGCTCCAATTTTACCTATAAGCGTCATTCCGTCAGGCTTGACCACGGAATCTTTTAAATATAGCAGCAATTGTCAAAATAGTGAGATCCTGAAACGAGTTCAGGATGACAATATTATTTATAATAATAAATTGAGTAATAGTTTTAGCCTAAAAGATATTCCAAATTCAAAAACCTTAAAAGAAGCAGAATTTTACTTCCCCGTGACAAATGAAAAACTTTATAAAATGCATATCATTAAAATTCTAGAGGAATATCGCAAAACCACTCAAGTCATTTCCGACTCTGATCGGGAATCTTTTAACTTATTTGAAAAAAATACCCGCCTACGCGAGTATGACGATGCTATACTAAATCATAAAATCTTTGGTATGTTACATGGTTTTATAGACTTAATTTTTGAGTATAATGATAAGTTTTATATCGCAGATTATAAGTCAAACTATCTTGGTAATAAATTAGAAGACTATAATCAACAAGCTATGCAAGAGAAAAATCAAAGTAGTTTGTATGATTTGCAATACTTGATATATAGTGTTGCCCTAGATAAATATCTTAAGCAGAATATACCAAACTATGACTTTGAGAAACATTTTGGCGGAGTATATTATTTTTATCTTCGTGGTATGAAAGACGGCTTTGGAGTCTATCAAGCAAGGCCACCTTTAGAAATTATAAATATGTTAGCTAAATTGTTTAATGGAGGTGATAATGTATAAAAACTTCCGTGAAGCTAGTGAGAAACTAGCAAATATTAAAGCAGTAGATTTTTTCTTTGCTAAAGAGATATTAGAGCTAATTAAAAAAACTAGCGCCACTCCCGGCTCCAATCGGGAATCTTTTGGCTTACATGATAAATATACCCGCCCACGCGAGTATGATACAAAGCAAAGTGTTTTATTTCACCTTCTAATGAAGCTTATGTCAGCTTATAGTCATGGTCATAGTTGTATAAAAATAAGCAACTTAGCTGACAAGACTATTTTTGCTTGTGACAAAGATCAGAGTAAAGCAGGCTTTAAGCTAACAAGTTACCAAGAAATTATAACTATTCTAGAGTCTTTGGATTATACAAAACTACCTATTCATTTTGCTAAAAAATATAACTCTTTATACATCAAAAGGTTATGGATATATGAGAATGAAATAGCCAAGTTTATTAGGCAAAAGACAGTTGAAAAAACCGCAGATATTAATCAACTTGAACAAATTGTAACTAAGCTATTTGAGCCTAGTGTCGAGATTGACTGGCAAAAACAAGCAGTTATCAAAAGTCTAAGTTATGATTTTAGTATTATTTCAGGAGGGCCAGGTACTGGTAAAACAACTACAGTTGCCAAACTTTTGCTAGTTACACAAATGCTTAATCAAAATCAGCAAAAGATAGCGCTTTTAGCGCCAACGGGTAAGGCTGCTCAGCGGATAACAGAATCTTTAAGATCAACTCTTAAAAATATTAATTTTAAAAATTTGAATATCGCCAATATCATTGAAGAGTTATACAAGTTAGAAGGCCAGACTATTCACCGTTTTTTAGGTTTACGACCAAATTCAAACCATGTCAGTTATAATCAACAATCAAAAGCACCTTATGATGTAATTATTGTTGATGAAGCTTCGATGCTCGATATTAATATTTTTATCAAATTAATACGCGCTGTTGCTGAGAATACAAAGCTGGTTTTAATTGGTGATGCTAATCAGTTACCTTCGGTAGAGGCAGGTAGTCTTCTAGCTAATTTCACAGCTGCTAGTGATACAACTATCACAGCTTATACAACACAACTGCTCAAAAATTATCGTTCACAACAGTATATAAATAACCTTGCTAATGATGTATTAGCTGGTTATGTAGATCGACAAAAATATCAAAATAATAGTATAAGCTTTTATGATCTAAAAAGTTTAGCTAGTTGCCTAAAAATATGTGCTGATAAATATAAACAACTAGAAAAATGTCATAACTATAAACAAGCTTTAGTTGAGCTAAGTAAGTTTAGAATACTTGTAGCAAATAAAAACTTAGAAATCGGCACTGATAAGCTAAATCAAAAGATAGAAAAACTAATCGCTAAAGTAGCAGATTCTAATTACAAAGGCAAGCCAATTATGATAACTCAAAATAGCTATTCGTTAGGTTTGTTTAATGGCGATGTTGGGATTGTATGGCCTGATGCTAATGGTAAGCTTCGCGCGTATTTTGATGGTAAACAAGATAAAGCTTTTAGTCTCAATATGCTACCTAAACATGAGAGTGTTTATGCTATGACAATTCATAAAACTCAAGGCTCAGAGTTTGATGAAGTTGTGATAATACTTCCGGCAGAAGATAATGAAGCTTTAAGTAAACAGCTATTGTATACAGCTATCACACGAGCTAAGCATAGACTAACAATCATTAGTCAATATACTAATCTAAATGCTATAACACAAAAGTCAATTTATAGATATTCAAATATAGCTGATTTAGTTAATGATTGTGTTGAGCTTGGTGATTATTAATATATCTAAACCTATTTGAATATATTTTCCAAGACATGTTGTTGAGATATAAGCTTATATTGATATATAAACTTCTCAGTCCTCCTTTATTTCTATAGACGGATAGAGAGTCTTATTAGCAAATAACGCAATATAACTAAAGGGCTGATTGTCACTTGTTAATTTAATTAATCAGGTATCCTATCGGATATTTGGATGCATTATTTATTGATCTCCCAAATTATTCTTAGGCCATGTAATAATAAATCTGCGATAATAATGTCAAAGTATTGCTCTTTTTCAAACAAATGAGCATAGCCTCCTGTTGCTACTAATACTGGTGTTTTGTCTGCAAAACTTTGTTGAGAAATTCTGCTAATAATTTCTTTAACAGCACCTAACTGACCATATATTAGCCCTGACTGGATTTGTGTGATAGTTGTCTTACCTAGAGCAGAATTAGGAAGTGAGATAGGTGCATCAGATAGTTTTGCAGTTTTTTGTGATAAGCTCTCCATTGATAGATTAATCCCTGCTAAAATAGCACCACCGATATAGGCTTTATTCTGTGAAATAGCGCAGATAGTTGTTGCTGTACCAAAGTCGACAATAATAATATTTCTTGACGGGAAATGTGATATTGCTGCTATGGCATTAGCGACACGATCTGCACCTAAATCTAAAGGGTTTTTGATATCAAGTTTCAATCCTGTTTTTATCCCAGGTTTAAGCTCAAGTGGAGTGATACCTAAATATTTTTTACACGCTGAGTTAACCGAATACTCTAAGTGTGGAACCACCGATGAAAGCACAACTGCCTCGATAGCTTCTACATCAAGTTTTTTTCTGTCAAAAAAAGAAATTAAAAACAAACCCAAAGTGTCAGAAGTACAAGGTGTAGTTGATGGGTACCTAAAGTTATACTTAATTTGATCTCCCATAAATATTCCACCAAATATATGCGTATTGCCGATATCTATACATACTATCATTTGTTATTCTCCAGTTTTTAGATCAACGAGTTTAGGCTTTATGCTTTCTTTAGCAGGGTCAATCTGAGCATAAGTGATTATAAAAAGTTGATCACCTATTTCACACTTTCTCGCAGCAGGGCCATTTAATGCAATGATTTTACTATTAGCTTGCCCTTTTATTACATACGTTTCAAGACGCTCACCGTTGTTTAGGTTTACTACTTGCACTTTTTCATTTTCAATAATATTTGCTTGTTTCATTATCTCGCTATCAATAGTTATACTACCCACATAAAATAAATCTTTGCCAGTCACAGTAGCATAAGAGATTTTTGATTTTAAAACTGAAATTAACATGATGGCCCGCTCTCCTTTAAGAAATTATCAATTAAACGTACTTTACCACTATAAAATGCTAAAAATATTCTCTTATCTAATTCATCGATATACTCAGGTTTTGCACCAGTAGCTTTAATTTTGCTGACAAGTTTTTCTAAGTTTGAAAAATCATCTTGCTTGAGGATTTTATACACTGCTGTAGCAATTTCTCTATCTGTTGCTGAGAGATTTTTATTTCTAGAGCTAAGTGGTAAACCAGACGGTTCTCTTTGTGTAGGGCAATTAATAACCTTAGTATCAATAAAAAAATCTTTTACAAGTTGCTTTATTAACATAAGTTGTTGATAATCTTTTTCACCTAAATATAAGCTGTCAGGCTGGGTTATTTGCAGGAGTTTTAGCACAACAGTTAACATTCCACTAAAGTGTCCAGGTCTAGCTTTACCTTCGAAAATGTTAGCTATTTCAAGATCAGGTTGTATTTTTAGAAGGTTACCATCTGGATAGATATCTTTTTCACTTGGGTTAAATAATATATCAATATCTAGTGACTCTAATATTTGTATATCTTGTTGTAATTGATTAGGATATGTTTGATAATCATATTGATTATTAAATTGTGTTGGATTTACAAATATACTTACAACAACTATGTCATTCTCTGCTTGAGCTTTGTTGATTAGGCTAATATGACCATTATGTAAAGCTCCCATTGTTGGCACAAAGCCTATTTTTTGTTGTTTAGTGAAACTATTTCTTATTGAACGAAATTGTTGAATATTATTAGCAATAATCATAGCTATGCTCCTTAGTAGGAAAGATGCCGTTTTTAGTTTCTTTAACATATATATTTATCGCTTCAGAGAATGATTGGGAGGCATCTATATATTTTTTAACAAACTTTGGTTGAAAGTCAGTATTCATTCCGAGCATATCTTGGAGTACTAAGATTTGACCATCAGTATCGTTGCCAGCGCCGATACCTATAGTTGGAATCTCTATTGATTGTGTAATTTGTTTGGCAATCTTTGCAGGTATACATTCTAGCACTAGGGCAAAACATCCTGCTTGTTCGAGAAGTTTAGCTTCTTCAAGTAAGTGTTTAGCAGCAGCTTCAGTTTTACCTTGGACTTTAAATCCGCCAAAACTATTTACAAATTGTGGTGTCATACCAATATGTCCCATTACTGGAACTCCTGAGTCAACAATATGTTTTATGCTATCTAAATTTCCTGTTGTACCCTCAAGTTTAATAGCATGAGCTCCTGACTGTATCAAGCTTGTTACAGCTTGCATAGATTTTTCTAAGGATTGACGATAGCTCATAAATGGTAAATCAGCAATTATAAGTTTATCTGTAGCGCCTTGAGCTACTGCTTGAGTCATAAACTGCATATCAGCTAGAGTTGTATATGTGGTATTTTTCTTACCAAGTAATACCATGCCGCCACTATCACCAACAAGAATACAATCTATATTAGTAGTATTTATAATCTTAGCCAAAGTGTAATCATAACATGTGATCATTGAGATCTTTTCACGATTGGCTTTGGCTTTTTTGAAGTTTAAAATTGATTTCATATTTTCTCCTTAAATGAAAATTGATTAACAATCGCTTTAAAAAAATCATAGAAATCATCGCCAGCTAGAGCGTCGAGATCTTTTTGTAGTGTGATGTTATCACCTCGTGCAATTGGCCCAGACAAAGCATGATGATTTTGTTCGATATTTTTAAATGTTCTTTCTAAGAAAGGTTTTAGATAATTTGCTTTAATCTCAAAGCGATTCTCCATTTCAGAGTAGAATTTTTTCCATATCAGTGTAGTTACATTATTAGCTAAGGCACACATCGCATGATAGTAAGCTTTGTCATTTTTACTGATACAAAAATTAGCATTAGGTAACTTAGGCAAAAGCTGACTAAAAGCGATATTTTTATCAGTAGTTATAAAAGCGATAGATTTATACTCATCTAACGAATATAAAGACTTATTTGGAAAACTCTGTAAGGGGTGTGTTGAGTAAGCATTCTCGATATTCAAAAGCCCAGAAAAATGAACTATTATCAAATTATCTAATCTATTTAAGAGATGCTTTTGTATAAAACTTTGTATCTCAGCATCTTTGATTAAAACTAAAACATGAGTTGCATTGTCTAGTAGATTATCAAGGTTATCTAACGGTTTATTTCGCGACCATTGTTTAAAATCTAATTTTAAGCATTCAAAATAGTAGCACATATGTGTTGCTACATTGCCGTTGCCGACAATAACATATCTAGGTACCTGTTGCATAAATCAAGTCCATTTTTAAATTAAAATCGTTATTATTACCTAACAAACTAGGTCAATATTTTTGCAAAGTATAAGTACTGTTACTAGTTTGTGTATACAGTCTTGTTTTCGCAATCAAATTTTATAACATATCACTAAATACTTAGCAAACTTTTAACAGCAACAAAAATAATTTTTGTATTAATTATATAACTAAATATAAGATGGAATAATTGATAAAAGATTATAATTTAAAAGGTTTTCTCTTATGCAAAAGCAGCTAAATTAGTATAAAATAGCACTTATAAAATAATTATTAAAAAATATTTTTTTGATGACTCCAAGCGATTTTTTTTCTATAGATTACAGTATTTTAGCTAAAGCAGAATTAAAAGTTCACATCAACAAATTAGCTGATTATCTTAGTCAACAGAGCTATTTGTATCATACCTTAGATAAGCCAATTATTTCTGATTCTGACTATGATAAGCTGTTTAGATTACTGCAAAATTTAGTCAATGATAATCCCCAATTTAAGCCTGTAAACTCTGTATTAGATCGAGTTGGTGGAGAGGTGTTAGCAGGGTTTGAAACTATCAAGCATAAAAAGAAAATGACATCTCTAACAAATGTCTTTAGTCTTGAGGAGTTGCGTGATTTTTATGACAAAATAGAATATGATGTTGAGCTTGAATGTGAGCCAAAGATGGATGGTTTAGCTATCAGTATTTTTTACAAAAATGGTGATTTTGATTATGCTGTAACGCGTGGTGATGGTATCCAAGGTGAAAAAGTCTCAGAAAATGTTAAGACTATTCGTAATATTCCGCTTAAACTTAATACAACAAATCCACCACAAGAGCTAGAAGTACGTGGTGAAATTATCTTAGATAAGCAAAGTTTTTTGGCACTTAATGAGTACATGCAGGCACAGGAGAATAAAGCTTTTGCAAACCCACGTAATGCTGCTGCTGGCAGTATTCGCATGCTTGATTCACGAGTTGTCGCAAAACGACCGCTTAAACTATATAGCTATGGTATTGGTTATTTTTCAAAAGATTTTATTCATCCCCAAACTCAATTTGAGCTAATGAAGATGCTTCAAAGTTTTGGTTTTACAATTAGTGGTAATATGTTTTTGGCAAAAAACTTTGCAGAAGTTGAAGAGTATTATCGTAATATGAGTCATCAGCGTGCCGATTTAGCTTATGATATTGATGGCTTAGTTTTTAAGGTAAACAATATTAAGCTACAAGATACCATCGGCTATACAGCAAGAGGACCTAAATGGGCTGTAGCATATAAATTTCCAGCTGAGGAAGTTGAATCAGAAATTCTAAATATAGAATTTCAAGTAGGTAGAACAGGAGCTATTACTCCAGTTGCAAGACTTAAGCCGGTAGCTGTCGGTGGGGTAATAGTCTCAAATGCAACACTACATAATATTCATGAAATAAAGCGTAAAGATATCCGCATTAGTGATAGGGTAATAGTGCGTAGAGCTGGGGATGTAATCCCAGAAGTAGTTAAAAGTTTAGCTAAATATCGCAAGCCTGATGCACAAATCGTCGAGATGCCAACAAATTGCCCGGTGTGTGATTCAGCAATTGAGAATAACAACGATCAAGCTATTTATCGTTGTACTGGCGGCTGGCATTGCCAGGCGCAAACTACAGAGCGACTAAAACATTTCGTATCTCGTAAAGCTATGGATATCGATAAACTTGGCGCTAAGCTAATTGAACAGTTAGTTGCTGTAGATTTGGTTAAATATCCAGCTGATATTTATAAGCTTAATTTTGAGCAGTTATTTAATTTAGAGAGAATGGGAATTAAATCATCTCAAAATGTCCTAGACTCAATCACGAAAAGTAAATCACCAACTCTAGCAAGGTTTATTTTCTCAATTGGAATAAAAGATATTGGTGAAGTATCATCAGAAGTGTTGGCAAATCATTTCGGTAGTTTAGAAAGTTTCCGCCAAGCTAGCTCCGCTGAACTTATTGAAATCAATGATATCGGTGAGATTATGGCTAACAACATAGTTTCATTTTGGCAGGATTCTCTAAACGTTAAAATTGTAGAAGAACTTTTAAGCGTTGGAATTAATATACAAAATCCTCAACCACTAGAGCAGAAACATAATGCTAATTTTGCTGGTAAAACTGTAGTAATTACTGGCACTTTTGAGAACTATAATCGTACAGAGCTTACACAACTTCTAAAAGCTATGGGAGCAAAAGTTACCACAACTATTTCCAAAAAAACAGATATGCTTATTTGTGGCGATAATGCAGGTAGCAAACTTACAAAAGCCCAAGTTTTAGATGTGGAAGTCGTTGTTGAGGGTAAATTACAAAACTTGTTATGAATATTATTGATTTAAAAAAAGGTGATGTAGTTTTTATAGTCGATGAGGCTGAAAGGAATATTTCAAGTTTATCTACTGGTTTTGGTGGTTATAGTTATTATCACTGTGCTTTATATATTGGTGATGGCGAAATTATCGAAGCTGTGACAGTTGCAGGAGTTATACAGGCTAAGCTATCTAAATATTTAGATAAAAAAACTCTTATTGCTCGTGTCTCGGAAAGTAACGTTTTTTTAGCAAAAGTAATTACTATTGCCAAAGGTTTTATAGGTTTCGGTTATAATGATCTATTTTTACCTGATGTGAAGGGAAGACTTTACTGTTCAGAGTTGATCCATGCAACTTTTAATAATGTAAGTAATGGCAAATACTTTACTCAACATAAGCTTAATTATATTGCAACTAATGATACGGAAGTATCTCAATATTGGCTTGATTTTTATAATGAATATGGTTTAAAATTTCCTCAAGGCCAGCCTGGTTCACATCCCAATAATTTATCATTAGATAATAAATTTACTTATAAAGCTTTTTTGAATAGTGTCTAATAACAGTTTACAACTTTAGTGGTTTGGCATAAAATCAACTGGAAAGATATTTGTATTAAAGTATTCACAGAACTAAAGGGTTGATATGAAAATAAGAAAGGCGACAAATAAAGATTTTGAAGGTATTGCATATATATGGTCAGAGCATTTACTAACTAATTGTCAGTTTTTTACTACTCATGAGATAAAAAACCAAGAAAAAGTAGTAGTAGATAAATATATTAACGATCCAGCACTTAAAAGCTTTGTATTAATAGTAGAAGAACAGCTTATTGGAATCTCATGTATAAGAGATAAGGAAATACTATTTTCTGCTGTTGATCCGAAACTTTTAGGTAAAGGTTTTAGAAGCTTTATGCTTAAATATTTGTTAGAGAATTATGATGTTGATGCTGCATATGTATTCAGTGCAAATATACAAACTATGGCTTTTTATACTTCGATAGGCTTTATTATTGAAGATAGAGTAGATGATTTTATTTTCTCTTCACAGTATCAGCTAAATAAGTTGAAACTTTCTGAGTCTCCTCAAGAAACAGCACAAAAAATTGCTGCTAAGAACAAAAATTTTTTTTAAGTAAACAATAAAAGAAGCCATCACCGCCTTGGTGTGAGGGCAGTATTTGGTAGCCGCAATCAGTTTTGTATTTTTCAAGAATATCTATAGTGATAATTTCAGAATCATTATTTTTAATTAAAAAGTCTTTTATTTGTTGTTGGTTTTCTTCTTCTAATATTGAGCATGTAATATATAGTAGGTAACCATTGTTGGTTAGGTTATTGTTCCATAAGTTATCTAAAATTTTACTTTGTAAAGCTTTGATAGTTTGAATATCCTCTGGCTTTCTTAGTACTTTGATATCAGGATTTCTCTTTATAGTTCCTAGGGCAGAGCATGGAGTATCGAGTATGATTTTATTAAATTTTCCAGCTAGAGGTAGTATCAAGTCATGTTTTAAAACATTGACATGATTATCTTTTGATAATCTAGCTAAGTTTTCTTTAAGAAGCTCTAAACGCTTATCAATGATATCGATAGCTGTAATATTAGCTTGTGGAGCGCATTCTAAAATATGCGAAGTTTTACCTCCAGGAGCAGCACAAGCATCAAGAATCTTATCCTCATTGTTAGCTTTGATAATATGTCCTGCATACTGTGCAGAGATATCCTGTATCGTAAAATAGCCTTGCTGAAATAGTTGATTATGTTTTACATCAATAGCTTGATCAAGCTTTATACAATTTTTTAAATCTGTAAATGAATATGTTATTTTATTTAGCTTAAAATAATCTAACACTTTGTTGCTATCTTTAGTTTGGTTTAGGCGA
This Francisella opportunistica DNA region includes the following protein-coding sequences:
- the rsmB gene encoding 16S rRNA (cytosine(967)-C(5))-methyltransferase RsmB codes for the protein MNTRAIAAKTILDILDSKYSLLTLEQKLLSQNLSEQNKSFVKLLCYEFFRNYYSLENIAVLHLTQKTKAKAKVLIMLGALQIFEIKQPYYASINETVAACKDLKITWAKKLINGILRKIIRNIQDMTNIYNQSKLIDMPKWLSDTLKKQYPKHYLAIAQAINAKADMFIRLNQTKDSNKVLDYFKLNKITYSFTDLKNCIKLDQAIDVKHNQLFQQGYFTIQDISAQYAGHIIKANNEDKILDACAAPGGKTSHILECAPQANITAIDIIDKRLELLKENLARLSKDNHVNVLKHDLILPLAGKFNKIILDTPCSALGTIKRNPDIKVLRKPEDIQTIKALQSKILDNLWNNNLTNNGYLLYITCSILEEENQQQIKDFLIKNNDSEIITIDILEKYKTDCGYQILPSHQGGDGFFYCLLKKNFCS